One Aethina tumida isolate Nest 87 chromosome 5, icAetTumi1.1, whole genome shotgun sequence genomic window carries:
- the LOC109602654 gene encoding troponin C isoform X1, translating into MSADELPPEQIAVLRKAFEAFDSQKSGSIPCDMVADILRLMGQPFDKKILEELIEEVDADKSGRLEFEEFVTLAAKFIVEEDDEAMQKELKEAFRLYDKEGNGYIPTSCLKEILRELDDQLTQKELDMMIEEIDTDGSGTVDFDEFMEMMTGEV; encoded by the exons GATGAGCTTCCACCAGAACAAATTGCTG tccTCCGTAAAGCTTTCGAAGCTTTCGACAGCCAAAAATCCGGCAGCATCCCATGCGACATGGTAGCCGACATCCTCCGCCTCATGGGTCAACCCTTCGACAAAAAGATCTTAGAAGAACTCATTGAAGAAGTCGATGCTGACA aatCTGGTCGTCttgaatttgaagaattcGTCACTTTGGCCGCCAAGTTCATCGTTGAGGAGGATGATGAAGCCATGCAAAAGGAACTTAAGGAAGCCTTCAGGTTATACGACAAAGAAG GAAACGGTTACATTCCCACATCATGTCTGAAGGAGATCTTAAGGGAACTGGACGACCAGCTGACACAAAAGGAATTGGACATGATGATTGAGGAAATCGATACTGACGGCTCTGGAACCGTGGACTTTGATG AATTCATGGAGATGATGACTGGTGAAGTTTAA
- the LOC109602654 gene encoding troponin C isoform X2: MADELPPEQIAVLRKAFEAFDSQKSGSIPCDMVADILRLMGQPFDKKILEELIEEVDADKSGRLEFEEFVTLAAKFIVEEDDEAMQKELKEAFRLYDKEGNGYIPTSCLKEILRELDDQLTQKELDMMIEEIDTDGSGTVDFDEFMEMMTGEV, encoded by the exons GATGAGCTTCCACCAGAACAAATTGCTG tccTCCGTAAAGCTTTCGAAGCTTTCGACAGCCAAAAATCCGGCAGCATCCCATGCGACATGGTAGCCGACATCCTCCGCCTCATGGGTCAACCCTTCGACAAAAAGATCTTAGAAGAACTCATTGAAGAAGTCGATGCTGACA aatCTGGTCGTCttgaatttgaagaattcGTCACTTTGGCCGCCAAGTTCATCGTTGAGGAGGATGATGAAGCCATGCAAAAGGAACTTAAGGAAGCCTTCAGGTTATACGACAAAGAAG GAAACGGTTACATTCCCACATCATGTCTGAAGGAGATCTTAAGGGAACTGGACGACCAGCTGACACAAAAGGAATTGGACATGATGATTGAGGAAATCGATACTGACGGCTCTGGAACCGTGGACTTTGATG AATTCATGGAGATGATGACTGGTGAAGTTTAA
- the LOC109602654 gene encoding troponin C isoform X3 codes for MDELPPEQIAVLRKAFEAFDSQKSGSIPCDMVADILRLMGQPFDKKILEELIEEVDADKSGRLEFEEFVTLAAKFIVEEDDEAMQKELKEAFRLYDKEGNGYIPTSCLKEILRELDDQLTQKELDMMIEEIDTDGSGTVDFDEFMEMMTGEV; via the exons ATG GATGAGCTTCCACCAGAACAAATTGCTG tccTCCGTAAAGCTTTCGAAGCTTTCGACAGCCAAAAATCCGGCAGCATCCCATGCGACATGGTAGCCGACATCCTCCGCCTCATGGGTCAACCCTTCGACAAAAAGATCTTAGAAGAACTCATTGAAGAAGTCGATGCTGACA aatCTGGTCGTCttgaatttgaagaattcGTCACTTTGGCCGCCAAGTTCATCGTTGAGGAGGATGATGAAGCCATGCAAAAGGAACTTAAGGAAGCCTTCAGGTTATACGACAAAGAAG GAAACGGTTACATTCCCACATCATGTCTGAAGGAGATCTTAAGGGAACTGGACGACCAGCTGACACAAAAGGAATTGGACATGATGATTGAGGAAATCGATACTGACGGCTCTGGAACCGTGGACTTTGATG AATTCATGGAGATGATGACTGGTGAAGTTTAA
- the LOC109602662 gene encoding patched domain-containing protein 3: MGLKIVDYWLNRSFYKLGLIVGKYPGYFLIVPILLTLLGMTGYQRLHNNIDPEYLFSPINGEGKYERAVVEEFFKVNYSEKFNVARITRAGRFGRVILTSKDGDRNMLRADVWKELRLLDGLIQNMTVYHNEEYYTYKEICAKWMTECFQNDILNLDYIIDEVEAKTINLTFPLMFNPVTWDAHAFPVFFGGTEVSEDGLIISVPSVQLVYFGNADSKKLDELGAAWEDAFLDLIEDVQDKQNIFKHIRIARFASRTLDHELEKNTKSVVPYFTSTFIIMAAFSVVTCMMTDWVRSKPWLGLLGNLSAAMATLCAFGVCMYAGVDFIGINLAAPFLMIGIGIDDTFVMLAAWRRTSIKQPVPERMAQMLSEAAVSITITSVTDFFSFWIGIFSPFPSVTIFCIYSGAATCLLFIWHLTFFAACVAISGYCEEKNLHSVFCFKVQPLSKSYDRCWLYRVFCSGGVDPDDVDNPIDNREHGFMVFFRDYFAACINNGCFKVIVILAFGVYLLGAGYGMTQIEEGLERRKVAKNDSYAIEFFDREDDYYREFPYRIQVVIAGNYDYSDPKIQQQVENLTQTFENTSYISNGLYTESWLRSFLQYAERNQDYLNISVNTKKDFIKTLKELWLTPTSPFGLDVKFDEKGENIIGMRYLIQAVNISGTEHEKEMVRAIRKICADSPLNATVFHPYFVFFDQFELVRPLSIQNMLIGAVIMMIVSFIFIPNFLCSIWVAFSIISIEAGVVGYMALWHVNLDSISMINLIMCIGFSVDFTAHICYAYMSSTAKTPDERVKEALYALGLPIFQGSVSTILGMIALLLANNYIFSVFFKMVFLVVFCGAMHGLFLLPVLLSLFGPGCCSRTDPDEEIKMSNVEKALPHPYCIPHPQFTLNGSNLGNALKNQAVPSIERYNKKPFKTFTDVDKDLGLGTSEENSSESSSNSQKKQPVDDTLDKRYREAWRRNSDMTISEFHTNQVLDIFGHDSEMEYYKQRERNRAGRQYETHAPDYDVRPRYAERNRRRYSPPEPRFPPHMIARSNSYHNIHPRYIKESRFP, from the exons ATGGGTCTCAAAATCGTCGATTATTGGCTCAACAGATCCTTTTACAAGTTGGGACTCATCGTTGGTAAATACCCGGGGTACTTTCTGATCGTACCGATCCTCCTCACACTTTTGGGAATGACTGGGTATCAAAGGCTGCACAACAACATCGATCCCGAGTACCTGTTCAGTCCCATAAATGGCGAAGGGAAATACGAACGAGCTGTGGTGGAGGAGTTCTTCAAAGTTAACTACAGCGAAAAGTTTAACGTTGCCAGGATTACAAGAGCag GGCGATTTGGAAGGGTCATCCTGACGAGCAAGGACGGCGACAGGAACATGCTGCGCGCCGACGTATGGAAGGAACTGCGCCTTTTGGACGGGCTGATCCAAAACATGACAGTTTACCACAACGAAGAGTACTACACCTACAAAGAAATTTGTGCCAAATGGATGACGGAATGCTTCCAGAACGACATCCTCAACTTAGACTACATCATCGACGAG GTTGAAGCCAAAACGATAAACCTCACGTTCCCTCTAATGTTTAATCCCGTTACTTGGGATGCCCACGCCTTCCCAGTTTTCTTTGGAGGCACCGAAGTCAGTGAAGATGGCCTCATTATTAGCGTGCCATCAGTTCAATTGGTGTATTTTGGCAATGCTGATAGCAAAAAATTGGACGAGCT tgGAGCAGCTTGGGAGGACGCCTTTTTGGATTTGATAGAAGACGTACAAGACAAACAGAACATATTCAAGCACATAAGGATTGCCAGGTTTGCTTCCAGAACTTTAGATCACGAACTcgagaaaaatacaaaatctgTTGTGCCTTATTTCACCTCCACCTTCATTATAATGGCTGCATTTTCAGTGG TTACTTGTATGATGACTGATTGGGTAAGATCTAAACCATGGCTTGGACTCCTTGGCAATTTGAGTGCTGCCATGGCCACCCTATGTGCCTTTGGTGTTTGCATGTACGCAGGTGTCGATTTCATTGGTATAAATCTAGCTGCACCATTCTTGATGATAG gaaTCGGTATCGACGACACCTTTGTAATGTTGGCCGCATGGAGGAGAACATCAATAAAGCAACCTGTTCCGGAACGAATGGCCCAGATGTTGAGCGAAGCTGCCGTATCCATCACTATAACATCAGTGACAGATTTCTTCAGTTTTTGGATCGGTATTTTCAGCCCGTTCCCATCTGTAACTATCTTCTGCATATACTCCGGAGCTGCCACTTGTCTGCTCTTTATTTGGCATCTGACTTTCTTCGCCGCCTGCGTTGCCATTTCCGGCTATTGCGAGGAAAAAAATCTTCATTCCGTGTTCTGCTTTAAAGTTCAGCCCTTGTCGAAATCAT atgACAGATGTTGGCTCTACAGGGTCTTCTGCTCTGGAGGTGTTGATCCCGACGATGTGGACAATCCCATCGATAACAGAGAGCATGGATTCATGGTATTTTTCCGAGATTATTTTGCTGCTTGCATCAACAATGGTTGCTTCAAAGTCATCGTTATCTTGGCCTTCGGCGTTTATCTTCTGGGAGCCGGATATGGGATGACCCAAATAGAAGAAGGTTTGGAAAGGAGAAAGGTGGCCAAAAATGATTCATACGCCATCGAATTCTTCGACAGGGAAGACGACTACTACAGAGAATTTCCATACAGGATCCAGGTCGTGATAGCAGGAAACTACGATTATTCTGACCCGAAAATACAGCAACAAGTGGAGAACTTAACTCAGACCTTTGAAAACACATCCTACATCTCTAACGGACTATACACGGAATCCTGGCTCAGAAGTTTCCTCCAGTACGCAGAAAGGAACCAGGACTACCTAAACATATCGGTTAATACCAAAAAGGACTTCATTAAAACACTGAAGGAACTTTGGTTGACACCTACGAGTCCATTTGGCTTAGACgttaaatttgatgaaaaagGAGAAAACATAATTGGTATGAGATACCTGATACAAGCTGTGAATATTTCTGGTACAGAACACGAAAAAGAGATGGTCAGGGCTATACGGAAGATATGTGCGGATTCACCTTTAAATGCCACAGTTTTCCATCCATACTTCGTATTCTTCGACCAGTTCGAATTAGTTAGGCCACTTTCAATTCAAAACATGTTAATTGGAGCTGTAATTATGATGATTGTGTCCTTCATTTTCATACCCAACTTCTTGTGTTCAATATGGGTGGCGTTCAGCATCATTTCAATAGAAGCAGGAGTGGTAGGGTACATGGCGTTGTGGCATGTTAATTTGGATTCAATTTCCATGATTAACCTTATTATGTGTATAGGATTTAGTGTCGATTTCACAGCTCACATTTGCTATGCTTACATGTCTTCCACAGCTAAGACTCCAGATGAAAGGGTGAAAGAAGCATTGTACGCATTGGGATTACCTATTTTCCAAGGATCAGTTAGTACCATCTTAGGAATGATTGCCCTACTATTggctaataattatattttctccgTATTCTTCAAAATGGTGTTCCTGGTTGTCTTTTGTGGAGCTATGCACGGATTGTTCTTACTGCCAGTTCTTCTGTCATTATTTGGACCAGGATGTTGCTCTAGAACTGATCCTGATGAAGAGATCAAAATGTCCAACGTGGAAAAAGCTTTGCCACATCCGTATTGCATTCCGCACCCTCAGTTTACTTTAAATGGCAGCAATTTAGGCAACGCTCTTAAGAATCAGGCTGTGCCGAGTATCGAAAGATACAACAAGAAaccttttaaaacttttactgATGTTGACAAGGATTTGGGACTTGGAACGTCTGAAGAAAATTCAAGTGAAAGTTCGAGCAATTCCCAAAAGAAACAACCAGTAGACGACACTTTAGACAAAAGATACAGGGAAGCATGGAGAAGAAACTCAGACATGACCATCAGTGAATTCCACACAAACCAGGTGTTAGACATATTCGGCCACGATTCGGAGAtggaatattataaacaaagggAAAGGAACAGAGCCGGAAGGCAATATGAAACACACGCCCCCGATTATGATGTCCGACCGAGGTACGCAGAAAGGAACAGAAGGCGGTATTCACCGCCGGAACCTAGGTTCCCACCACACATGATCGCAAGATCGAATTCTTACCACAACATACATCCTAGGTATATAAAGGAATCGAGATTTCCGTAA
- the LOC109606734 gene encoding NCK-interacting protein with SH3 domain — MSQNMIVTVNLDMLHSLYDFKATYSKTLSFRTNEYFILHQTNTKHKNWWEVINEKGEMGYIPSNYVETVTVKPAFYLHYLEKCLENLRMNEINVEGSISDKNEIILRLKEIRRQIEQLPIVSRKTAGDLPPLLYKNSEGKIDTINNSPGTGSSYSSNKSEQKNNKNIETSPKNSKNIKKSLENVPSEVKSENHSESKTNIKTDSASSQNVSPPITQQSVYDLVESVRINTQLSHEMSRIAVGTVIQGLHELLPASVFPYLSTILSHSQTSMVVDDVQIDQTHDASRLKIIFNELTSCKEDSQQRSWMLHEDETVIKEYITELISILSNADASISRHVISSNQYHVITTLIQYYQMEYRWSIRQLLLQAFGVLCSLDKTVVSIMLSSVLPGELARDMMANPRNIPKLNYSALLLTMIFSMGELMPITHLDILGKTFLRYVLDNIEYPPDTDVDEQIPDLFLNLIISFNLQFGDENDNPVLRALEERDVAKTLTEKILLLLNREEDPVRIFDHEPAPPHSLLKLFYDLFSSKSTADLFYTNDIKVLIDIIVRNISDLSPGDSRRKQYLELCRRVMRNTNYDEHRHRNDEILKCFTRIFCEETDLSKQDQKLVREISNEFPMYFKTIQ, encoded by the exons atgtcacaAAACATGATTGTAACAG ttaatttggaTATGCTTCACAGTTTATACGATTTCAAAGCCACTTACTCAAAAACTTTAAGCTTTAGAACCAACGAATATTTCATCTTACACCAAACAAACACAAAACACAAGAATTGGTGGGAAGTAATCAATGAAAAAGGAGAAATGGGATACATTCCTTCCAATTATGTTGAGACTGTTACAGTAAAACctgcattttatttacattacttGGAAAAATGTTTGGAGAATCTGAGAATGAATGAGATAAATGTGGAAGGTTCAATAAGtgacaaaaatgaaataatcttAAGACTGAAAGAGATACGAAGGCAGATTGAACAATTGCCCATAGTTTCAAGAAAAACTGCAGGTGATCTGCCTCCCTTGTTATACAAAAATTCTGAAGGAAAGATTGACACAATTAACAACAGTCCTGGCACTGGAAGCAGttattcttcaaataaatcagaGCAGAAGAACAACAAAAACATTGAAACATCACCAAAGAActccaaaaacattaaaaagtcTTTAGAAAACGTTCCCTCTGAAGTCAAGTCTGAAAATCACTCAGAAAGCAAAACAAACATCAAAACAGACTCAGCCAGTTCACAAAATGTCTCACCACCAATTACACAACAATCTGTGTATGATTTAGTTGAAAGTGTTAGAATTAACACACAACTATCACATGAAATGTCGCGAATAGCTGTTGGCACAGTTATCCAAGGACTGCATGAACTTCTGCCAGCCTCAGTGTTTCCTTATCTGAGCACTATTTTATCCCATTCCCAAACTTCAATGGTGGTTGATGATGTACAAATAGACCAAACACATGATGCAAGCAGActgaaaatcatatttaatgaaCTGACTTCATGCAAGGAAGACTCACAACAAAGAAGTTGGATGCTTCATGAAGATGAGACTGTTATCAAGGAATATATCACTGAACTGATTTCAATTTTG TCCAACGCAGACGCAAGTATATCCAGGCACGTAATATCATCAAATCAGTACCACGTCATTACGACACTTATCCAGTACTACCAAATGGAGTACAGATGGTCCATAAGGCAGCTCTTGCTTCAGGCGTTTGGAGTTCTGTGCAGCTTGGATAAAACAGTTGTCAGCATAATGTTGAGCTCTGTTTTGCCTGGAGAACTTGCCAG AGATATGATGGCTAATCCTAGGAACATaccaaagttaaattattcagCGTTGCTGTTGACCATGATTTTTTCAATGGGAGAACTCATGCCCATCACTCATTTAGACATATTGGGTAAAACTTTTTTGCGCTACGTTCTTGATAACATAGAGTATCCACCTGATACAGATGTCGACGAACAAATACCGGACCTCTTTCTCAATCTAATCATCTCATTTAATCTACAGTTTGGCGATGAAAACGATAATCCGGTTTTGAGAGCTTTAGAGGAAAGGGATGTTGCCAAAACATTGACGGAGAAAATACTGCTGCTTTTGAACAGAGAAG AGGACCCCGTAAGAATATTCGACCACGAACCTGCACCTCCCCATTcccttttgaaattattttacgaCCTTTTCAGTTCAAAGTCAACTGCTGATTTGTTTTATACCAATGATATTAAAGTCTTGATAGACATTATTGTAAGAAATATATCAGATTTATCGCCTGGCGACAGT aggcGGAAACAATACCTGGAACTTTGCAGGAGAGTCATGCGGAATACCAATTACGACGAACACAGACACAGAAAcgacgaaatattaaaatgttttaccaGAATTTTTTGCGAGGAAACTGATTTAAGCAAACAAGATCAAAAATTAGTCAGGGAAATATCGAATGAATTTCCGATGTATTTTAA AACGATTCAGTAA